From a single Pseudopipra pipra isolate bDixPip1 chromosome 7, bDixPip1.hap1, whole genome shotgun sequence genomic region:
- the UMPS gene encoding uridine 5'-monophosphate synthase, producing the protein MAAAGIVAASLSGAGALRFGHFVLKSGRASPVYIDLRGLVSHPRLLRQVADLLFQAAKDAGLVYDCVCGVPYTALPLATIICSENQVPMLIRRKEAKDYGTKKMVEGTINPGETCLIIEDVVTSGSSVLETAEVLRKEGLRVTDAIVLLDREQGGKARLEEHGIRLHSVCTLSGVLEILQQQGEVAAEMVEKVKEFIQGNMFESVAQNGPAPVKRLCKELSFSARAQLPGVHPTAARLLMLMEKKQTNLCLSADVTSSKELLHLAAILGPSICILKTHIDILNDFTPEVVKELRTLADQHEFLIFEDRKFADIGNTVKHQYEGGVFKIASWADIINAHVVPGSGVVKGLKEVGLPLQRGCLLIAEMSSQGSLATGEYTKAAVQMAEDNSDFVFGFISGSRVSNKPEFLHLTPGVQLQTGGDNLGQKYLSPKEVISEKGSDIIIVGRGILSVPDRLQEAEKYRMAAWESYLSRLGVCAED; encoded by the exons ATGGCGGCCGCGGGCATCGTGGCGGCCTCGCtgagcggggcgggcgcgcTGCGCTTCGGGCACTTCGTGCTCAAGAGCGGCCGCGCCTCCCCCGTGTACATCGACCTGCGCGGCCTCGTGTCCCACCCGCGCCTCCTCCGGCAG gTTGCGGATCTCCTCTTCCAAGCAGCCAAAGATGCGGGTCTGGTGTATGACTGCGTGTGTGGTGTTCCATACACGGCGCTGCCGCTGGCCACAATTATCTGCTCAGAAAATCAGGTCCCGATGCTCATACGGAGGAAGGAAGCAAAAGACTATG gtacTAAGAAGATGGTAGAAGGCACCATTAATCCGGGAGAGACATGCCTGATCATTGAAGATGTGGTAACAAGTGGATCCAGTGTACTGGAAACTGCAGAAGTTCTTCGGAAAGAAGGATTAAGAGTCACAGATGCCATAGTGCTGTTggacagggagcagggtgggaaggCTAGGTTAGAGGAACATGGAATTCGCCTGCACTCTGTGTGTACCTTGTCCGGGGTGTTGGAgattctccagcagcagggagaagtGGCTGCTGAGATGGTTGAAAAGGTGAAGGAATTCATTCAGGGAAATATGTTTGAGTCAGTGGCTCAGAATGGTCCTGCTCCTGTGAAGAGACTCTGTAAGGAGCTGAGCTTCAGTGCTCGTGCCCAGCTGCCAGGGGTGCATCCTACTGCAGCCAGGCTTCTCATGCTCAtggaaaagaagcaaacaaacctGTGCCTTTCTGCTGATGTCACTAGCTCCAAAGAGCTGCTGCACTTAGCTGCCATCCTGGGCCCCAGCATTTGTATCCTGAAGACTCATATAGACATCTTGAATGATTTCACCCCAGAGGTAGTAAAGGAGTTAAGGACCCTTGCAGACCAACACGaatttttgatttttgaagACAGGAAATTTGCAGACATTGGAAACACAGTGAAACATCAATATGAAG gtGGTGTATTCAAAATCGCATCCTGGGCAGACATCATTAATGCCCATGTGGTTCCAGGCTCTGGAGTTGTGAAGGGTCTGAAGGAAGTAGGTCTTCCTCTCCAGCGTGGCTGTCTCCTGATTGCTGAGATGAGTTCCCAAGGGTCACTTGCAACGGGTGAATACACAAAAGCTGCA GTACAGATGGCTGAAGACAACTCAGATTTCGTTTTTGGATTCATATCCGGATCTAGAGTTAGTAATAAACCAGAATTTCTTCACTTAACCCCAGGGGTGCAGCTGCAAACTGGAG GTGATAACCTCGGACAGAAGTACCTGAGCCCCAAGGAAGTTATTAGTGAAAAAGGTTCAGATATCATTATTGTGGGACGTGGCATCTTGTCAGTTCCAGACCGCCTTCAGGAAGCAGAGAAGTACAGGATGGCAGCTTGGGAGAGCTACTTGAGCAGGCTTGGTGTTTGTGCAGAAGATTGA